A stretch of the Aegilops tauschii subsp. strangulata cultivar AL8/78 chromosome 4, Aet v6.0, whole genome shotgun sequence genome encodes the following:
- the LOC141021788 gene encoding uncharacterized protein, which yields MAQGRVEDHLLLNGMSSTYDRWIYHGEPLDRQPQHFEADTEAPHMMGGGDAGIDFMEKDLYDGEDRADGQKSLFAEVLEEVKRAAHEGGKFSRFTFTVKLLHIKSFYRISNAAFNAILRLLSLQFPDSCVPRSYDEALSIIRRLGWKDADGKKSIPEKVLRHFPLIPRLQRMFISKKSSCEVQWHKLKRQPVDNELSHPVDEEAWKEFDRIRLDFAADPRNIKLGIATDGFNPFGNMSTSYSMWPVFVVPYNLPPWACMDQSNFMISLLIPGPESPGKDFDVFMEPLVEELLQLWTGVPTYNALSPEEKFNLRAAIIWSIHDFPALHTLSGRIKVGYKAYVHCDKDPCSKRIRSKIYYIGHRRFLPRNHRWRRSKDFIGENETRDKPAEFTKEELEQQLEKVKDVRPGKLAKKRKREEESARTFLNIEGKTKDTVSSRLDLEDMGIREDLHLQHNEDEDSFEMPRAWYTMSKEEKLAFCEFLRAVKFPDGYAANLAKCVTSDGFKLSVLKTHDCHILLQRILPAGLRGIMDKDIYEAVAELGNFFRELCCKTLKLTVLERLEKEIPIILCKLEKIFLPAFFTVMVHLAVHLPKEAILRGPVQYGWMYPIERRYFGDVETSWNRPGRNRERSDSQSGDVSVFIHGVNFLGASQYLEAGYEYDKMVWKCKEELNQEESKINVDKRVAKGFANWFKNHIGKLHEEKKVSDDLFALACLPDKRVRVYSSCIADGVQYHTVDREEKGKTQNSGIVTEGSHDREIIDFYGQLRSILELQYNSSGGIHRSVVLFRCDWFELGSKKKRDSFVKYDGHFKSINTARC from the exons ATGGCTCAAGGAAGAGTGGAAGATCATCTGCTTCTTAATGGGATGTCCAGCACATATGATAGGTGGATATATCATGGAGAACCTTTAGACAGACAACCTCAACATTTTGAAGCTGATACAGAGGCCCCTCATATGATGGGTGGTGGTGATGCTGGCATTGATTTCATGGAAAAG GATTTGTACGATGGTGAAGATCGTGCTGATGGACAGAAGTCATTGTTTGCTGAGGTGTTAGAGGAGGTGAAGCGCGCAGCTCATGAAGGGGGTAAATTTTCAAGATTTACCTTCACCGTGAAGTTACTCCACATCAAGTCTTTCTACCGGATTAGCAATGCTGCATTCAACGCAATACTCCGCCTTTTGAGCTTGCAATTCCCTGATAGTTGTGTTCCCAGATCTTATGATGAAGCATTGAGCATAATCCGCAGGCTGGG GTGGAAAGATGCTGATGGGAAGAAGTCAATACCGGAGAAGGTACTGAGGCACTTTCCATTGATACCAAGGCTGCAGCGGATGTTCATCTCGAAGAAATCATCGTGTGAGGTACAGTGGCACAAGCTGAAGCGGCAACCTGTGGACAATGAGTTGAGCCATCCAGTGGACGAAGAGGCATGGAAAGAGTTTGACCGTATACGTTTAGATTTTGCTGCAGATCCAAGGAACATAAAACTTGGCATTGCCACGGATGGGTTTAATCCGTTTGGGAACATGAGCACGTCTTATAGTATGTGGCCAGTTTTTGTGGTGCCGTACAACCTGCCACCATGGGCATGCATGGATCAGTCCAACTTCATGATATCATTGCTTATCCCGGGTCCAGAGTCTCCAGGAAAGGATTTTGATGTCTTTATGGAGCCCCTCGTAGAAGAACTACTCCAGCTCTGGACTGGTGTACCTACATACAATGCCTTGAGTCCGGAAGAAAAGTTCAATCTACGTGCTGCAATCATATGGTCCATCCATGATTTCCCGGCTCTGCACACTCTGTCTGGGAGGATCAAAGTGGGTTATAAGGCCTATGTCCATTGTGACAAAGACCCTTGCTCAAAGAGAATAAGGAGCAAGATCTACTATATTGGGCACCGTCGCTTTCTTCCCCGAAACCATCGCTGGCGAAGAAGCAAAGATTTTATTGGTGAGAATGAAACCCGTGACAAGCCAGCTGAATTCACTAAAGAAGAGCTGGAGCAGCAACTTGAAAAGGTGAAAGATGTGAGACCAGGAAAGCTTGCGAAGAAAAGAAAGCGTGAGGAAG AATCTGCTAGGACGTTTCTGAACATTGAAGGGAAGACAAAGGACACGGTTAGTTCTAGGCTTGATTTGGAGGACATGGGCATAAGAGAAGATTTGCATCTACAGCACAATGAAGATGAAGATTCATTTGAAATGCCACGAGCATGGTATACAATGAGTAAAGAAGAAAAGCTTGCATTCTGTGAATTCCTAAGAGCGGTGAAATTTCCAGATGGTTATGCTGCTAACCTAGCAAAGTGTGTTACTTCTGATGGATTCAAGCTTTCAGTACTGAAAACCCATGATTGTCACATCCTCCTCCAAAGGATTTTACCGGCGGGCCTCCGAGGAATCATGGACAAGGATATATATGAAGCGGTTGCTGAGCTGGGAAATTTCTTTAGAGAACTGTGTTGCAAAACACTCAAGTTAACTGTCCTAGAAAGACTTGAAAAAGAAATCCCAATTATTCTTTGCAAGCTCGAGAAGATTTTCCTTCCAGCTTTCTTCACCGTGATGGTCCATTTGGCGGTGCACTTACCAAAAGAGGCAATACTTAGAGGCCCTGTGCAATACGGTTGGATGTACCCAATCGAAAGAAG ATACTTTGGCGATGTGGAAACAAGCTGGAACCGGCCGGGCAGAAATAGAGAGCGGTCTGATTCGCAAAGTGGTGATGTCTCTGTTTTCATCCATGGTGTGAACTTTCTTGGAGCCTCACAATACTTGGAGGCTGGTTATGAGTATGACAAGATGGTTTG GAAATGCAAGGAAGAGTTAAATCAGGAAGAAAGCAAGATCAATGTTGATAAAAGGGTTGCCAAGGGGTTTGCTAATTGGTTTAAGAATCAT ATTGGAAAGTTGCATGAGGAGAAGAAGGTCAGTGATGATCTATTTGCTTTGGCATGCTTACCGGATAAGCGAGTGAGAGTGTATTCATCATGCATTGCTGACGGTGTCCAGTACCACACCGTTGACCGCGAGGAAAAAGGGAAGACACAGAATAGTGGAATCGTCACTGAGGGGTCACATGATCGTGAGATCATTGACTTCTATGGTCAGTTGAGAAGCATCCTAGAGTTGCAGTACAACTCTAGTGGAGGCATCCATCGCTCGGTTGTCTTATTTCGCTGTGACTGGTTTGAGCTTGGTAGCAAGAAGAAGAGAGACTCTTTTGTGAAATATGATGGCCACTTCAAAAGCATCAACACTGCAAGGTGTTGA